GACGCACGCGGCCTATAACCTGGGCCTGCTCGAACTCAAGGACGGGAACCGCATCGGCGCCCGGGCCCGGTTCCTGGAAGTCATCGACCGCGCGCCGGGTACCTACTGGGCGGACACCGGCTGGTACTGGATCGGGCGCACGCACCTCGACGGCGACGCCCCGGAACTGGCGCGGCGCGCGTACCTCACCGCGCTCGACGGCGGCACGAAAGACACGACCTCGGCCGCCGCACTCAGCATCATCGTGTGCGACCTGCTCGCCGGCAACGACGAGGGCGCCACGGAGCGGCTCCGCGACACCCGGTTCAGCACCCGGGAATCGCACGCGAACGTGGTCGCATTCTTCGAGGCGCTCGTGCAGTACCGTATTGCCCCGACCGAGAGCCGGCGCGAGCGCCTCCTCGCCGCGATCCGCAGCGCGGATGAGGCGCGCGGGCTCGGGCCGGCGGGCGCGTACTTCATGGGCCGGGTGTACCTCGAGCTCGGGATGGCGCAGCAGATGAGCGACCTGTACGACGCGACCATCGAAACCGCCCGCGGGCCGATCGCGCTGCGGATGCTGTTCGACACGGCCGAGCGGTTCGACCGGCTCAACGATCGCAAACTGGCCCGGTCGCGGTACCTGGCGATCGCGGCCGCGGACCCCGAAGGGTTGGGAGCACTGGCGGAACTGCGCCTGGCGGCGATGGCCGCGCGTGAAGGTCAGGGCGCGGACGCCGTGCGCCGGTGCCAGGCCATTGTGAACCGCCCGGGCGTCCCGCGCGCGGAACTGCTGACCGTCATGGGCCGCGGGTACGAGCTCCAGCGCAAGCACGGGCTGGCCGCGGAGTGCTTCGCGGGCCGCGTTCCCAGCGAGTGACATAGCCCTCCCCTTCCCCGCGGCCCGGGCCGCGGGGATCGGTCCGCATCATTTCAACACTTCGCACACCACTTCACCTCTTGAATCGCTCCCGTTCGCGTGGGTCCGTGCTTGTCGCCCCTCGCGCGCACTTCAACTGCGCCTGCCACACCCGGCGCGCGTTCGTATTTCGTACTTCGGGCCTCTGCCGCGTTTCCGAACGGGAGGAACAAGTGCGCGTCATCATTATTGGATCGGGCATCGCGGGCCTGTCCGCCGCGATCGCGCTCCGAAAAATCGGCGCGGAAGTCGCCGTCTACGAGCGCGCGCCGGAACTGCGGGAAGTCGGCGCAGGAATCAGCCTGTGGGCCAACGCCCTCCGCGCGCTCGACCACCTCGGGGCCGGTGATTCCGTGCGCGCGGTTTCCCTGCGCATGGTTCGCTCCGAGGTGCGGGGGCGCAGCGGGCGGAAGGTGCAGCTCGGGACGCGCGCCGACGATCTCGAGCGCACGTTCGGCGTACCGGAGTTCGTTCGCATGATCCACCGCGCGGATCTCGTCTCGGCGCTCGCTGCGCACGTGCCGCCGGGCGCGGCGCGGTACGGTCAGGAGTGCGTCGCGGTCGAGGGCGGTGGGGCCGGCGCAAAGGTCCGATTCGCAACGGGCCACAGCGACGAAGCCGATGTCGTAATCGGCGCCGACGGGATTCATTCCGTCGTGCGGACCGCGATTCTCGGTCCCGAAGCGCCGCGGTTCGCCGGGTACACCTGCTGGCGCGGCATTTGCCCGCGCCCGGAGGGCGTGGAACCGGGGTACGTCGGTGAGTGGTGGGGGCGCGGGAAGCGGGTCGGCATCACCACGCTGCCGGGGGACCGCGTGTACTGGTGGGCAACGAAAAACGCCCCGCCGAACGGCCACGAAGCGGACGAACGCGCGTTCCTCGCGTCCGAGTTCCGCGACTGGGCCGAACCCGCGCCCGCGCTGTTCGCGACCACCCCTCCGGACCGCATCTTTCGTAACGACATCATCGACCGCCCGCCGGTGCGCGTGTGGTCGAAGGGCCGCGTCGGTGTGATCGGCGACGCCGCGCACCCGACCACGCCCAACTTCGGTCAGGGCGGGTGCATGGCGCTCGAAGACGCCGTCGCGCTCGCACGGTGTTTGGCAACGGCCCCCGACCCGGCCCGCGGATTGGAAGCGTTCGCCGCGGAGCGGTACCCGCGCACAACGGCCATCACGCGCGAGTCGCGGCGGTTCGGGGCGCTCGGGCAGCGAGAAGGGCGGCTGTTGTGCTGGGTCCGCGATCTGGCGGTCGGCGCGCTCGCGCCACTCGTCGCGACGAAGGGGTTCCTCAAATACGCGAGATTCGATGTCGGTCCGCTCCCGGCGCCGGCCACGGCGTGACCGTCACTTGATCTTTCCGAGAGCGGCCACGACCAGGATCGTCACGAAAATGGCGCTGAAAAGCCCCCCCATCACGATGGCGAAGATCGCGCGCACCTTCCCGTCGAGTTTCGGGTTCTTCTTCAAATGCACGAGCGCCAGGATACCGAGTAGCAGCGCGAACGGGGCCGGGAGGCACAGCACGGAGATCAGCCCGACGTAGCCCGCGATGATGGCGAGAGCCGAGGTGTTGAGGGGCACGACCATCTTCAGCGCCGGGTCGTACTCGTCCTCGCGGGGGCGCCGGCGCGGGCGCGGGTAATCGTCGTCGCCCTCGTCATCGTCCTCACGGGAGCGCCGGCGCCGCGGGCGCTCGTCGGGTTCGTCACCATCGGCGCCCCGGCCGGCCCGGTCGCGCGGGGGTTGCGGACCTTCGGGGCGCGGCGGTTTCCGATCCCGCGGGCGGTCCTCGGGCAGAGGGGTGTCGTCGTCGGGCACGGCGGCTCCTGGTTAGTTGGTGAAAGCGCGTGCGGAATTGGTGAAACGACGGAGCCCGCCCGGTTCACCGGACGGGCCTATCGTCTACTCAGTAACCGGCGCCGGGGTCAATCCTTCTTCGGGAACGTCGGGCGCAGTTTGGCCGTGTCGAACGGCTCGCCCACGAGCCCCTTCCACGCGGTCTTCTGGGTGCCGTCGAGGGCCTCTTCGATCTTGGCCCACGTCTCCTTGCGGAGCTTGTCGACCTTCTTGTTCGCGGCCTCAAACTTCTCCGGGTCGATTTGCTTGCCCTTGCCACCGCCGCCGGCTTCCGCGAAGAGTTCACGGCTCTCCTTGTTGAACTCGTCGACGAGCCCCTTCACGGTGCTCTTCTGCGCGTCGCTCAGTTTGAGGGCCTCGGCAACGTCCTTCATGACCGCCTTCTGCGCTTCGGTCGTGCCACCGAAGCCCTTACCCTTGCCCTTGGCTTCCGGGTCGTTAAACACGGTGAAGTTCATCACCTGGATCGAGATCTGCTTCAGCCGCTTCTTCTGATCCGCGGTCAGCGTCTCGTCCACGACCTTCTTGACCTCTTCGGACACCTTCGTCCGCTTCTCGTTGAGCTCGGTGAACTTGTCCTTGTCGAAGCCGCCCTTGAACGCGCCCGCGAATTCCTTGTTCATCTCGGTCTGCTTTTCGACCGCCGGCTTGAACTTCTCCTTCTGCGCGTCGGTTACCTTGATCTCTTCCTGGAGGGCCGCGTTGGTCAGCACCAGGGTGGTCACGTCTTGACCGCCGAACCCGCCGCCACCCCGTCCCGGTTGGGCCGCAACAACAGTGACGATACCCGCGGCCAGCACGGCCGCCACCAAACACCGAATTGCTCGCATGACGTCCCCTTGGGAGTAGAGGTGAATCGTTCGCCGGCGCAAGGTACGAGTCCCCGTCGGCTGCCCACATCGTTACGCCGAGAGGGTGAAAGGGGAATGAGAAAGTAGCAAAATGAGCGAAGCCCGCGACCTCGGTCACGGGCTTCTCACAAATACGATCCGCGGGGAGCGTTACGGTTTGCCCGGGCGCACCGCACCGCCGGCCGGGACCGTACCGCTGTTGCCCACGGGCGCCGGCGGGGCCTCCAGAACCTTCCACCCCTTGATGTCAACGAACTGGAAGTGTTTCGCCTCCACGCCCGGGATGTCCACCTGCGTGTTGGCGAACTTCCACACTTCGACGTCGTCGTTCGGCTTGAGCATGTACACCTGGGCCGGCAGGTACGCGAACTTCGCGGTGTTCGCCCCCGGCCCGTAGAGGGCCAGGCGCAGGTGCTTGAACTCGCGCTGGTCCTTGCCCAACAGCGGCTTGATGTCCAGGTAGATGTAGTTCTCGTCGGTCTTGAAGAGCGCGATGTCGAACCGCTCCTTCACGTCCTTCGCCTTCATCCCGGAGAGGAAGTCGATCATCAGGTTGTCCACCCCGGCCCCGGCCTTCGGGATCTTGAACGCGGTGATCGTTTTGGCGACGCCGTTGTAGGCGTACACGGCCTTGCCGTCGCAGATGTACGCCTCGTAGTCGGTCTTCGTCGGGTCGCCGGTGTTATTGAGCCGGAGCACCGCGTAGTTGGGCTTCATGCACAGCACGACGGAATCCGGCCCGCCGAAGGTGGTCGTCTTTTTGAACACCGCGTCGGTGCGCGCCAGTGTCACTTCCGTCCGGAAGTTAATCACGCCCGCCATCTTCTTTTCCCACTCGAGGAGGTACGCATCGAGTTTGGGATCGGCCTTCGGTTGCGCCGCCGGGGGCGGGGCAACGGGTGCGCCGGGCACCGCGGGCGGCTGTGCCCACCCCGCTGAGCCGGCGACCAACAGAGCAGTTAGGGTGAAGCCAGCGGATCGCATCGGAAGCACCTCCTCATTCGGTACGGGCGGACAAACCGCCGGAGCCTTATAGCTTCCCACCCGCGCCGGGAAAAGGCCGGACCGGGAAGGGGTGTCCCTGTAGATTTTGGCAACGCTCAAGCGGCGGTCCAGAAGTCGTGCCAGTCTGGGGTCTCGATGACGGCCGCCAGTTCCACCAGCGGCCCGACGTGTTCCACGCGCCACCGCGCGCCGGTTAGTTTCATCCGGCGATTCACCAACTGCTTCACCGAACCCTCGATTAACCCGCTGCCGATACTCCGACCATTTGCCAGCCGTTGCGCGTAGCCCAACCGCGTCGGGTGCGAGCCGAGGTAACGCGCCAACGCCCGCAACACGTCTCCGTTGGATTCCGACGGCAACGCGCCGAACGTATCGGCGATCCACCGCTCGATCCCGGCTTTCCCATCCGTCACCACGGCCAACAAGGCGCTCTGCCGACGAGCGGTCGCCTCCGCCGTCTCACCCCAGATCGCCTTCACCGCAGTCCCGATGTGCTCGATCGCGTGATACACGTCCAATACACCGGCGGCCTGGGGCAACACATCGGCCGCCAGATTCCAGATCCACTCCGCGCCGTCACCCAATACCGTCACGTCGCTGGCGGTGGTCACCTTCAGGCGATCCGCCTCCGCTCGCACGCGCTCCGCGAAAATGCTCGCGCCCTCGACGTTGGCCACCACGGTCCGAATCGTTGGGGGCGGCAACACGCGGTCGCTCCACTTTTCGGGCGTCGCGGACTTCCCCCGCTCTCGCTTGCAAACCACGCCCAACTTGATGTCCCGCCATCCGGTCGTGGTGTTCACCTTCCCGGCGTCGATTTGCACCTCGACGACTCCCCCGGCCGTTGCGAATCGTTCGGCGTCGGCGCGATGCTCGCGGGAGGCCCTCAGACTCTTCGCGGCGGCGTGTGTGAGTTGGCGAATCACCTCGTCGTCTAACTCCCAACCGGCCAACTCACGCAGCGTTACTTCCGCACGCGCAAAGGAATCCCTCGCACCGGCCAGAACCGCCATCCGCTGTGCGGCGGTCGTTACATACCCCTCGGCTCCCAGAACGGCATCGGCCGGGAACGCTCCGCCATCGGCGCGGATGGCGTACTGACGGCGGAGGCGGATGCGCCCGAGTGCCGTCAAGAGCCAGCGGGGGCGTCGTCCTTTGAGCCTGCTGCCCGACTTTTTTGGGAAGCATCGGTGGTGTCGGCGCGACTCTGGACGGCGGAAGCCAACGTGTCGCGGACGAGTTCGCGTCCGGAGTCGAGGGCGACTCGTTCACAAGCGGCCAGTACCGTACCATCGGGAGCGGTGGCACCGACGTGTCGCATCTGAGCGAAAAACGCCAGCGCCTGCTCCAAAATCAGTCGTTCCGCGTCGGTCTGGTACTCGATGGTTAGCGTCGGCATCCGTGCCTCCCAGAGTCAAAAAGTGCAAGGACCAACAGCCTAACCACTACCGCCTGCCAAAATCTACAGGGACACCCCCGGGAAGTGACGATTTCCCGCGAAACTGATCCAAATCGAGCCCCCGCAATAACATCTTTCGCGCCGGTCACTTCCGGCCCCAACTCGGAATCCGGGGCCGGAACTTGGAACTTCCTGGGGCGGGTGGACTTGTAGCGGGTGTGTCGGGTGCGGATAGTGATTTGATGGGGAGTTAGCGAACTCGCCCCGCAGTCACCGTGTCCAAACAACTATGCTTGAAAAAACACAGGTTCGGATCGTCGCCGGGTCGCTCCGCGGCCGGAAGCTCACCGTCGTGGTTCACGACGGGATGAGACCCACCCCACAAATGGTGCGCGAGGCGCTCTTCAGTATTCTCGGCAACGCGGTGCCGGACCGCGCGTTCTTCGACATCTTCGCGGGGACCGGCGTCGTCGGCCTGGAAGCGGTGAGCCGGGGGGCGGCGTCCGCCCGCCTCATCGAAAAAGACCCGCGGCAGAGCACCGACATCCAGAAGTACGCGGAAGAGTTCGGCATCGCCGACAAGGTGCAGGTGCTGAAAGCCGATGCGTACCGCTGGGCCGAGCGCTGGCTCCCGCCCAAGGACGCGGTGAACCTGTTCCTCAGCCCGCCGTTCCCGGACCTGAGCGAAAAGGCAGAGGAGTTCCTCGCACTGGTGAACGTGCTTCTCGCCAAAGCCCCGGCCGAGTCCGTGCTGACGATCCAGGCCGAAGAGGGCTTCCCCCTCGAGCGCCTGCCCGACCCGCCGGCGTGGGACATTCGGAGTTACGGCCGCAACATGCTCCTCTTTTATGTCGTTCCCCCGCCCGGCGCGCCCGCCAATCCATCGGCTCCCGCCTGACGATCCACGGGGGTTTGGCACCACCCGCGTTGGCGCTCGTGATTCGCCGGAGCCTCTTGGCGAATCACGAGCGCCAACGCGGGTGGACTTTTCCAGCCCCGAGAACGAAACGATCCTACTGCGGCTATCGAATCAGAGCGGGAGAGAGATGAACTTTGCGAACAGCCTGCGCGCCTACGGCACGTCCGAATTCCGCGCCGCCGTAATCGATCAACTGGAGAAGAACTATAGCGCGTTCCCCCTGGGCTCCGCCTGTAGCCGCGGCGGGTACCCTCAAACGGGCGCAGAAATCACGATTCGAGAGGTCAGTGTCAGTAACGAGCGCATCGCCGTGGAATTCACGGTCCGCTTTAACGAGGCCTTCAGTTCGGGGTGCTCCGAGGCACCTTGTGAAGTCGCGCGGTGGATCGATTGCCGCGCTTTCATTCGGAAGGACGACGGCTCCGCCACTATTGAAGCCGTCGAACCCGAGCGCCCGGAAGAGTTTTGATCCGCGACCGCCGGCCTATTCCTGCACCCAAACCGAGACCGATCCGCCCGGACACCGGAACTCACCGAACCCGTCGTCATTGACCACAACCGGCTCCGCAATGTGACCGGTGACATCGCGGAACGTTGTTCCCCCCGGGCGCCCCGTCCCCATCCACTTCGTGCCCTCGGACTTATCGCTCAAGAGCACCGCCATCGCCTTCGGGTGCGCCTCGTCGCCCATCCGCACCCACCCGATCCGGTTCCAGTGGTCGAGGTAATCGACCTGCTCGCCGTATGCGCACTCCTTGCGCGCCTTCAGGAAAACGTCGATCAGCACCCGGTGCGAGGGCAGCACGACTTTGTGCCGGTTCCCGTCGCGCCCGAAATCCTCGTACTCGGCGCCGTAATAGTCCGGGTAGAACAGGCACGGGTACCCGTCGCGGCGCAAAAGAATGGCGGCATACGCGAGCGGGACGAACCACGGCTCGATCACCGATTCGAGCGACTGGAGCGGCTGCGAGTCGTGGTTGGTCACGAACGTGACCGCCTGCAGCGGGCGCTCCTTCACGAGCGACCCGTCGAACAGTTGGCGCATGTCGTAGTTCCCGTTCGACCGGCTCGCCGCGTGGAAGTTGTAGTGCAGCGGTACGTCGAACGCGGTGAACAGCGGCCCGGCCTCGTCCAGGAACCAGTGCAGTTCGGCCAGGTTCCCGGACCAGTATTCCGCGACCGTGAACAGCTCCTTCCCGGTGTGCTGGCGCATGTGCTCGAGCCACGCCGGGAAGATCGGGGCCGAGATGTGCTTGACCGCGTCGAACCGGAACCCGTCCACGCCGGTCGTGTCCACGAACCACCGGCCCCACCGGTTCAGTTCGTCGTTCACCTCTTGCGACTCGAAGTCCAGGTCGGCGCCCATCAGGAACGCGTAGTTCCCGAACTCGAGCGACGTTTGGTCGTCCCACGCCTTGCCCTCGAACAGGTACACGGTGCCCCGGTCCTCGGGCTTGTTGTGGTCGTAGTCGCACCCGTCGAAGTGGGTCCAGTTCCACGCGAAATCGGAGTGCGCCTTCGCGCGCCCGGGGAACGTGAACGAGGTCGCGGCTCGGATCTCGACCGGCTCGCCCTTCGGGGTGCGGCGATCGTCGGCCGGGAACGGGGTCGCCCTCACCGTCTCGAACCCGTCGGCCCCGAGGCGGTGGTTCAGGACGATGTCGGCGTACACGCGGACCCCTGCCCCCTGGAGGGCCTTAATCGCCGCGAGGTACTGAGCGCGGGTTCCGTACTTGGTGCGCACGGTCCCCTTCTGGTCGAACTCGCCGAGGTCGTACAGGTCGTACACGCCGTAGCCGACGTCCGTAGCACCGTTAGTCCCCTTCGAGGCGGGCGGGAGCCAGAGGGCGTCGACCCCGGCCGCGGCCAGTTCGGGAGCTTTTTGAGTCACCTCGTCCCAAAACGCACCGTCCTCGCGCGTGTACCAGTGAAAGAACTGCATCATGACGGCGTTGTGCTCGCTCATCGGCGCTCGATTTGTGAAAACGTGACCAACGGGCAACCTGCTCGGCGTCGGTCGAACTCGGATTAATGGGAATAAATCAAGCGGCCCCGGTAATCGCACACCGGGGCCGCTTCGAGAATCGGCTTACAGCACGCGGCGTGCCGAAATTCGCCCTCGACGTTCTGTGCGACACGTTCGCTGCAGAATTTCTGAAGGAACGCGAGCCGAGCACACTCACACAAAAAGCGAGAACTTGAGTTCCCGCCGGGGTCGTTGGGACTCGCGGATGCGAGGTACCTCTGCACACCAAACAGTCCCGACGACGCGCGGGTTGCAGTTGACACGATTTCCGAGTTTCCCTAAAGCCCCGGCTCGCGCCGGTCTACCGACGCAGATGTCGCCCCACCTTGACGGAAAGAATCCCCCATGTTCCGCATCAGCCGGATCGCCCTGGTCCTCGCCGCGGCACTCGCGACCACTCCCGCTTACGCGGGGCTCGTCCCAACCACCGTCACCGTTACGCCCGAGGGCGCGGGTTTCCGGTGGACGTATGCAGTGGTCCTGCCCAGTGACATGAAGCTCCAGGCGGGAGATTACTTCGGTATCTACAACTTCCACGGGCTGATCGATGGCTCCGGGGGCGCGCCCGACGGCTGGACCCTCTCGACCCCCGCGGTGAGCCCGCTCCCGCCGAACGTGAACATCTTCGACGACCCGACCGCCCCGAACCTGATCTGGACCTACAACGGGCCGACGATCCCGACCGGTCAAATCGGGCTGGGAAACTTCTGGGCGTCTTCGCAGTACGGGTCCGGTGAGTTGAGCCTGTTCGTCGGGCGCAACGCCCGCTCCGGCGACGGGACGTATGACACGAACATCACCGAGGTGACGGTCCCGACCGGCAGCGCCCCGCCGGGCGTACCGGAGCCCGCGACGATCGCACTCGTCGCGCTCGGTTTACCGCTGGTCGGGCTCGGCCGCTGGCGCTTCGGCCGGAAATAATAGCTCGATCACCAAACGACACGGGCCGGGAATACCCGGCCCGCCGTTCCCGCTCGGACGGGTCCACCCGCCCGACGCTCACGCGGTACAATAGCCGCATGCTGTTCTCCTGGCTCCGCACCCGCCGCCGGCGCAAACTGCTCGCCGAACCGTTCCCGCTCCGGTGGACCGGGTTCCTCGAGCGGAACGTCGGGCACTACACGCGACTCTCCCCCTCCGATCAAGCACAACTCCGGGACGCGACCCGCGTGCTCATTGCTGAAAAACTGTGGCTCGGGCGCGGCGGGCTGTTCATCACCGAAGAGATGCGCGTCACCATCGCGGCGCAAGCGGCCCTCTTGCTCCTCGGCCCCGATCGCGGTTATTACCCGTGGGTGCGCGAGGTCGTGGTGTTCCCCACCGAGTTCCGCACCCCGGTCGCGGGCGACGACTGGGAAGACGACCTGCTGTCCGATCAACCCCTGGCCGGGCAAGCGGTCGATCGGGGGCCGGTGCTGCTCGCGTGGGACGAGGTGCTGGCCGAGGGGCGCACCCCGGACGCCGGGTACAACGTCGTCGTCCACGAGTTCGCCCACCAGCTCGATTTCCGCCACGGGGTCACCGCGGGCGCCCCCGACCTCGGCGACCGCGCGCTCGAAACGCGGTGGCGGTACGTGATGACCGTCGCACTCGAGGATCACCGCCGGGCGCTTCGTGAGAACAACTCCGGTACGCTCTTTACCCCCCACGCGGCCGATAATGAGATGGAGTTTTTCGCCGACGCGACCGAAGCCTTTTACTGCCGCTCGGCGGCCCTGAAGCGGTTGCACCCGGAAATGTACTCGCTCCTCGCGGCGTACTACGGCATCGACCCGATCACCCGGTTCGGGACCGGGAAACGGGAAGATAAATTCAAGATTAACCCCTGACCCGTCCCCGAGCCGAAACCAATCCTGACTGGCGCTTCCCGCCTTTTTTGTTGCGTTCCGCGGTGTCAATAGATATTGCACCGGGTCTGATACGCGGAGTCGTACCGGCCGCGGTTCGGGGAACGCCAGTTCGACTGAGGGAGCCGTTCGTGGACATACCACCACACGTTGGGGCGCGCGGGTACGAGCGGGACGCGCCGCACGCGCCACACGAGCCACACGAGCCACTGTTCGGGCGGTACATCCGCATCGACCTGACCGGGCGCCCGGACCTCGAACCGACGTTCGACGCCGTCGCCCACTTGGTCGCGTGCGGCCTGCAGGCGGCCGAAGTGGTGCCGTTCTCCCGGGTCGCGTGGGCGGTCCTGGTCTTCGGTGTCGAACCGAACGAGCGCGAGCGCATCACCGAGGTGCAGCACCAGTACGCCGCCATGTGGGAGCGCGCCCCCAATTTGTGGCCGAAACTGCGCCAGCGCGAGAGCGTGTTCAGCGTGTGGTTCATGGACCGCACCGCGCGCCCGTTTCTCGGCTGCGTGTGCGAAGAATCGCCGTGGGACGTCTGGGTTTCCGGGCGCGACGTGCGCGAGGAGCGGTCCTTTCGGAAGCTGCTCGCCAGCGGGGAACCGCCCATCCTGATGGCCCTGAACGCGGTTCACCCTGCGGAATTCAAGGGCGCATGGGGCACGGGGCTCGCGCGGGCCGCGTAGCGGGGCTCTCGGGAGTCCGCGCGGCGTTCGCTCGAGCCAGAATATCTCCTACATTCGGACCGTCGTTCACGGTTGTGTGACCGGGCACGTGCCCAGCGCCGCATAAAACCAGGCGGATGGTCTGTTGCGCCCGGACGAAAACGGTACCATCAGCGTAGCGGTTATCCGACCGCTCTCGATCTCGAACAGGGGCGTGTGATGGCGAAGGGCAACAACTCTCAGGGTAAGGAAAAAAAGAAACCGAAGAAGGACGCGAAAAGTGCGCCCGCGAAGGCCGCTCCGCCACCGAAGAAAAAGTGACCGCACGGCGAAGGCTCCACACAATAGCCGGGCACCACACGCGGGTCGGCAACGGAAAGCCGACCCGGTGGGCGTGTCTTCCGGCTCGCTAAACGGGCCGCCCCCTCCAAAATCCATCTAAAACTTAAGTCAGTGTGCAGATCAGGCGACGCCCCTTTTGCGGCAAGGCCCCTGCCCCAGCGCCCAAACAAGTTACTGGCAACGAACTACGATCGCGGCGGTCGGGTGCCCGCCCCAGCCGAGTCGGGATGATTTTCGGCTCCCCCTTGCCCATCCCGCGCGGTTCCGCCATCCTGCTCATCAACCCTGCCGCGTGCTTATTGTTTGGACTACCACCCCATGAGCCTGCCCGCTGCCACGTCCCGCGGTCGCAACCTCGCGCTCCTCGCCGCGCTGCTCGGCTGGATGTTCGACGGGATGGAAATGGGCCTGTTCCCGCTCGTCGGGCGCGACGCGCTCGGCGAATGGCTCCGCGACCCGCTCGACCCGTCGCGCGCTGATAAGGACAGCGTGAGCAAGTGGTACGGCATCATCATGGCGTGCTTTCTTGTGGGCGCCGCGACCGGCGGGGTCGTGTTCGGGTGGCTCGGCGACAAGATCGGGCGCGTCCGCGCGATGACCGTGAGCGTCCTCCTGTACTCGATCTGTAGCGGGCTCTCGGCGCTGTCGCAGGGGCCGGAACAGCTCGCGGTCCTGCGGTTCCTCGGCGCGCTCGGTATGGGCGGCGAGTGGGCGCTCGGGGTCGCGCTCGTCATGGAGGTTTGGCCGAACGCTTCGCGCGCGTGGTTGGCCGGCTGGATCGGCGCGTTCGGGAACCTCGGGTACACGGTCTGTGGCGGGATCGCACTGGCGCTCGGGCGCGTGAAGGCCGATCTCCCACGGTGGATCGAATCCGTCGGCGTCCCGCACGATTTGGCCGCAGCGCTCACCGCGAACGGGAACTGGCGCCTGCTACTGCTCGTCGGCACGGTACCCGCGCTCCTCACGCTGTTCATCCGACTGCTGGTACCCGAGTCGGAGAAGTGGACGAAGGAGAAAGAAGCGGGGAAGGCGTCGCACTGGGCCGGGCGCGACCTCATCGGCGTCCTCGTCGGGGCGGCTGCCGCGCTGGGAATCATCGCGCTGTGGGCGGTAAGTGGGCTCGATCTCTGGGTCCGCGTGTCCGGCTCACTGGTCGGGCTCGCGGTCGTGGTCTTCGGCTACCTGACGCCGGCGCGGGGTTACCTGTCGCGGTGCGATCTGGCACCGGCCGCGAAGCGCCAGACGCTCGAGCGGATGCTCCTCGCGGCCGGACTGAGCGGCGTTCCCCTATTGGCGACCTGGGCCGGGCTGATGTGGATGTACATGTGGGTGAACGACCTCCCGGGCGAGAACGTTCCGGCCGAGGTGCGGCGGGCGTGGCTCCAGATTTCGTCGTCGATCGGGGCCGCAATCGGGTGCGTGGTCGCGGCGGTTGTGGGCGGAGCGCTCGGGCGCCGACCGGTCTACGCGGCGCTGTGCGTGCTCTCCCTGATTACGATGGTCGGCTTCTACAAACTGAACACCGAATACGGCCCTGCGTTCGTGCTGTC
The Gemmata palustris DNA segment above includes these coding regions:
- a CDS encoding M90 family metallopeptidase, producing the protein MLFSWLRTRRRRKLLAEPFPLRWTGFLERNVGHYTRLSPSDQAQLRDATRVLIAEKLWLGRGGLFITEEMRVTIAAQAALLLLGPDRGYYPWVREVVVFPTEFRTPVAGDDWEDDLLSDQPLAGQAVDRGPVLLAWDEVLAEGRTPDAGYNVVVHEFAHQLDFRHGVTAGAPDLGDRALETRWRYVMTVALEDHRRALRENNSGTLFTPHAADNEMEFFADATEAFYCRSAALKRLHPEMYSLLAAYYGIDPITRFGTGKREDKFKINP
- a CDS encoding MFS transporter, with protein sequence MSLPAATSRGRNLALLAALLGWMFDGMEMGLFPLVGRDALGEWLRDPLDPSRADKDSVSKWYGIIMACFLVGAATGGVVFGWLGDKIGRVRAMTVSVLLYSICSGLSALSQGPEQLAVLRFLGALGMGGEWALGVALVMEVWPNASRAWLAGWIGAFGNLGYTVCGGIALALGRVKADLPRWIESVGVPHDLAAALTANGNWRLLLLVGTVPALLTLFIRLLVPESEKWTKEKEAGKASHWAGRDLIGVLVGAAAALGIIALWAVSGLDLWVRVSGSLVGLAVVVFGYLTPARGYLSRCDLAPAAKRQTLERMLLAAGLSGVPLLATWAGLMWMYMWVNDLPGENVPAEVRRAWLQISSSIGAAIGCVVAAVVGGALGRRPVYAALCVLSLITMVGFYKLNTEYGPAFVLSAGLLGTISAAFYGWLPLYLPELFRTSVRATGQGFGFNFGRIIAAVGQLQMANLLAYFDKDYSQACAVVAGVYVVGLVLIAIAPETKGQPLPE